The Streptomyces kanamyceticus genome window below encodes:
- the hisB gene encoding imidazoleglycerol-phosphate dehydratase HisB encodes MSRVGRVERTTKETSVVVEIDLDGTGKVDVSTGVGFYDHMLDQLGRHGLFDLTVKTEGDLHIDSHHTIEDTALALGAAFKQALGDKVGIYRFGNCTVPLDESLAQVTVDLSGRPYLVHTEPENMAPMIGEYDTTMTRHILESFVAQAQIALHVHVPYGRNAHHIVECQFKALARALRYAAEHDPRAAGILPSTKGAL; translated from the coding sequence ATGAGCCGCGTTGGACGGGTGGAGAGAACCACCAAGGAGACCTCCGTCGTCGTCGAGATCGACCTCGACGGCACCGGAAAGGTCGACGTGTCGACCGGGGTCGGTTTCTACGACCACATGCTCGACCAGCTCGGCCGCCACGGCCTCTTCGACCTCACGGTCAAGACCGAGGGCGACCTGCACATCGACTCGCACCACACCATCGAGGACACCGCGCTCGCCCTCGGCGCCGCCTTCAAGCAGGCGCTCGGCGACAAGGTGGGCATCTACCGCTTCGGCAACTGCACGGTCCCGCTCGACGAGTCCCTCGCCCAGGTGACCGTCGACCTCAGCGGCCGTCCGTACCTGGTGCACACCGAGCCCGAGAACATGGCGCCGATGATCGGCGAGTACGACACCACGATGACCCGGCACATCCTGGAGTCCTTCGTCGCGCAGGCGCAGATCGCCCTGCACGTGCACGTGCCGTACGGACGCAACGCCCACCACATCGTGGAGTGCCAGTTCAAGGCCCTGGCCCGCGCCCTGCGCTACGCCGCGGAGCACGACCCGCGCGCCGCCGGGATCCTCCCCTCCACGAAGGGCGCGCTGTAA
- the hisH gene encoding imidazole glycerol phosphate synthase subunit HisH: MSTPKKVVVFDYGFGNVRSAERALARAGADVEITRDYDKAMNADGLLVPGVGAFAACMQGLKEVRGDWIVGRRLSGGRPVMGICVGMQILFARGIEHGVQTEGLDEWPGTVEPLRADIVPHMGWNTVRASAGSPLFKGLDDDARFYFVHSYAVHKWSLEVVNPVMRAPYVHWSTHGEPFVAAVENGALSATQFHPEKSGDAGAQLLTNWIGTL; encoded by the coding sequence ATGAGCACTCCCAAGAAGGTCGTCGTCTTCGACTACGGCTTCGGCAACGTCCGCTCCGCCGAGCGCGCCCTCGCGCGCGCGGGCGCCGACGTCGAGATCACCCGCGACTACGACAAGGCCATGAACGCCGACGGCCTGCTCGTGCCCGGCGTCGGCGCGTTCGCCGCCTGCATGCAGGGGCTGAAGGAGGTGCGCGGCGACTGGATCGTCGGGCGCCGTCTGTCCGGCGGCCGTCCCGTGATGGGCATCTGCGTGGGCATGCAGATCCTCTTCGCGCGCGGCATCGAGCACGGCGTTCAGACCGAGGGCCTGGACGAGTGGCCCGGCACGGTCGAGCCGCTGCGGGCCGACATCGTGCCGCACATGGGCTGGAACACGGTGCGGGCATCGGCCGGGTCCCCGCTCTTCAAGGGCCTGGACGACGACGCGCGCTTCTACTTCGTGCACTCCTACGCCGTGCACAAGTGGTCCCTCGAAGTCGTGAACCCGGTGATGCGCGCCCCGTACGTGCACTGGTCCACGCACGGCGAGCCCTTCGTGGCGGCCGTCGAGAACGGCGCCCTGAGCGCCACCCAGTTCCACCCCGAGAAGTCCGGCGACGCCGGCGCCCAGCTCCTCACCAACTGGATCGGAACCCTGTGA